A window from Mytilus galloprovincialis chromosome 8, xbMytGall1.hap1.1, whole genome shotgun sequence encodes these proteins:
- the LOC143084912 gene encoding cholecystokinin receptor-like has product MIPAMNITEPLTNVSTLANDTCLNNNCFKPYEIPALTLEWKILIPLYCLIFVLSVVGNILVILTLVQNKRMRTVTNVFLLNLAISDLFIAILCMPFNTIPLILQNFVFGKFMCISVRYLQGVFFCVGCFTLVILSLERYFAICRPLHSRKWQTLSHSYKILGICWILSFIVMIPSAINNKYISLIYGNNMCREEWDNTSFEIGYTIALLILLLVGPVVTMTIAYMLIAVTLWIGMKMDTQNELESTIGSQNGSCKKPDVVPIAKPKGRYDLQRGMRQSNSERSRASKKRVIKMLFAVVFEFFVCWTPMFIIQSWVIIDENSAELYVTNELSSAFHLLAYVSTCCNPITYCFMNRNFRQGFFSAFRCLRRQRIYRQKCSSLSYSGGSYVNTKISKAGSYERSHHFENAVESEET; this is encoded by the exons ATGATTCCAGCAATGAACATAACCGAACCTTTAACTAATGTTAGTACTCTAGCAAACGATACCTGCTTAAACAACAACTGTTTTAAACCGTATGAAATACCAGCCCTAACATTGGAATGGAAAATACTGATACCATTATACTGTCTCATCTTTGTATTGTCTGTTGTTGGGAACATACTGGTTATCTTGACGTTAGTCCAAAACAAACGGATGAGAACAGTTACGAATGTGTTCTTGCTGAACCTCGCCATCAGTGATTTGTTCATAGCTATACTGTGTATGCCCTTCAACACAATACCACTCATTCTACAGAATTTCGTATTTGGAAAGTTTATGTGTATATCAGTACGTTATCTGCAAG GTGTATTCTTCTGTGTTGGTTGCTTTACTTTAGTCATTCTATCATTAGAGAGATATTTCGCAATCTGTAGACCATTACATTCCCGGAAATGGCAGACTCTGTCCCACTCGTACAAGATTCTGGGAATATGTTGGATCTTATCCTTTATAGTGATGATACCATCAGCTATAAACAACAAGTACATATCTCTCATTTACGGAAACAATATGTGTCGAGAAGAATGGGACAACACTTCATTTGAGATCGGTTACACAATAGCACTGCTCATATTACTTCTTGTTGGGCCCGTGGTCACTATGACAATTGCTTACATGTTAATAGCCGTAACGCTTTGGATTGGAATGAAAATGGACACACAGAATGAACTAG aatcAACCATTGGATCACAAAATGGATCTTGCAAAAAACCAGACGTAGTTCCGATAGCGAAGCCTAAAGGTCGATACGATCTCCAACGTGGAATGCGTCAGTCGAACAGTGAGAGAAGTAGGGCGTCAAAGAAGAGGGTCATCAAAATGTTGTTTGCAGTTGTCTTTGAATTCTTTGTATGCTGGACACCCATGTTCATCATCCAATCATGGGTTATTATAGACGAGAATTCTGCGGAACTATACGTCACGAACGAACTGTCGTCTGCGTTTCACTTACTTGCCTACGTAAGCACGTGCTGTAATCCTATTACATATTGCTTCATGAATCGTAACTTCAGACAGggatttttttctgcttttcGTTGTTTAAGACGTCAGAGGATTTATCGACAAAAATGCAGCAGTTTATCGTATTCAGGAGGGTCATATGTAAATACAAAAATCAGCAAGGCTGGTTCATATGAGAGATCTCACCATTTTGAAAATGCTGTTGAATCAGAGGAGACATGA